CAATGCAACGTTCGACCTTGTGAAACCCCACACAGTACGATCGCTGCCTGCAGCCATCAGTGCGGACAGACCCTTGAAGCCCTACGATCTAAAGCACCGTTCGAAGCAATTAGGCAACTCAGCGAGACAAAGCCTGAGATCTTCATTCGAGTACCAACCCATGACATGTTGGGACCAAACACCTTAGGCATCTCCAGGGACACCATAAGATGGTGCGGATTGGGGATCGAGCGCACGCGTTATGTAGTCGTCAGCCTCGGGCTGGTAGATTTCCCAGGCCCGGCTCACTGCCGCCACGGGGCAGGTGTCGTCGACCCAGTCGATACGCAGCTCTGCATAGGGCCAGCTTTGCCGATCGACGATCAGCAGGCCTGCCGAATGGACGGGACCCGCTTCGCCGCCTGCCTCCACGGCCGCCTTGAGTGCCACGATCAGCCTGTCGCCCAGGCTGCCGTCTGATGACTCGAAGGCGGCAATCATGGCGGAGGGGATGCCATCGTTCGCAAGCAGGTTGCCTCCGGCAACACAATCTTTGCCGGTCGCCGATGTCCAGATGCCGAGCGCCCGTGTGCCTGAATGGATCGACGTTTCGCCCTTCGCATCGACGGCGAGAACCTGCCGATAGTCGGGATAGGCATCATGCCGGCGGGCGGCATCGACGGCTTCCGCCGCGGTGGCACCACTTTGCAGCTTTTCCAG
This portion of the Neorhizobium sp. NCHU2750 genome encodes:
- a CDS encoding DUF1028 domain-containing protein translates to MTFSIVARCAKTGQFGVAISSSSPAVAARCAWAKAGVGAVSTQNVTNPALGAFVLEKLQSGATAAEAVDAARRHDAYPDYRQVLAVDAKGETSIHSGTRALGIWTSATGKDCVAGGNLLANDGIPSAMIAAFESSDGSLGDRLIVALKAAVEAGGEAGPVHSAGLLIVDRQSWPYAELRIDWVDDTCPVAAVSRAWEIYQPEADDYITRALDPQSAPSYGVPGDA